The genome window NNNNNNNNNNNNNNNNNNNNNNNNNNNNNNNNNNNNNNNNNNNNNNNNNNNNNNNNNNNNNNNNNNNNNNNNNNNNNNNNNNNNNNNNNNNNNNNNNNNNNNNNNNNNNNNNNNNNNNNNNNNNNNNNNNNNNNNNNNNNNNNNNNNNNNNNNNNNNNNNNNNNNNNNNNNNNNNNNNNNNNNNNNNNNNNNNNNNNNNNNNNNNNNNNNNNNNNNNNNNNNNNNNNNNNNNNNNNNNNNNNNNNNNNNNNNNNNNNNNNNNNNNNNNNNNNNNNNNNNNNNNNNNNNNNNNNNNNNNNNNNNNNNNNNNNNNNNNNNNNNNNNNNNNNNNNNNNNNNNNNNNNNNNNNNNNNNNNNNNNNNNNNNNNNNNNNNNNNNNNNNNNNNNNNNNNNNNNNNNNNNNNNNNNNNNNNNNNNNNNNNNNNNNNNNNNNNNNNNNNNNNNNNNNNNNNNNNNNNNNNNNNNNNNNNNNNNNNNNNNNNNNNNNNNNNNNNNNNNNNNNNNNNNNNNNNNNNNNNNNNNNNNNNNNNNNNNNNNNNNNNNNNNNNNNNNNNNNNNNNNNNNNNNNNNNNNNNNNNNNNNNNNNNNNNNNNNNNNNNNNNNNNNNNNNNNNNNNNNNNNNNNNNNNNNNNNNNNNNNNNNNNNNNNNNNNNNNNNNNNNNNNNNNNNNNNNNNNNNNNNNNNNNNNNNNNNNNNNNNNNNNNNNNNNNNNNNNNNNNNNNNNNNNNNNNNNNNNNNNNNNNNNNNNNNNNNNNNNNNNNNNNNNNNNNNNNNNNNNNNNNNNNNNNNNNNNNNNNNNNNNNNNNNNNNNNNNNNNNNNNNNNNNNNNNNNNNNNNNNNNNNNNNNNNNNNNNNNNNNNNNNNNNNNNNNNNNNNNNNNNNNNNNNNNNNNNNNNNNNNNNNNNNNNNNNNNNNNNNNNNNNNNNNNNNNNNNNNNNNNNNNNNNNNNGGGGGGGGGTGGTTTGGGTGGGCGGGTGTGTTTACAATCAGGGCTTCACTGGGAGGATTGAGTTTTTTTCTCCTTGTGTGTCCTTTTTTGAGTTCAAGTTTTGATATGGTGATGGCCATCAGCTTTCATTGCCCTTTGTGCTCCAAATCATAGATGTGGTGTTGTgtaaaattgaaagtttttCCCTATTCTATGATGTTAACTATTCTGTATAAGTTGTTTTGGCTGAAATGTATAGATTAATGTCTGcttaaatatattaatgaatcTTCCCTAATCACTCTTTACCATTTAGGCATTCAAGTGCCAATGATGTCCGAGAAGGCTACGGGAGATCTTAATATACTGCCTGCAGCTGGGAAGATGAATGAAAGCTCCAGTAATGGAAGCATATCGAAGACACAGGCTGAGCATGGTGTTGAAAGATGTCAAGAAAATGACAAAGAGAAAACTGCTCCCGTAGTTCAAGCTGCTATTAATGGAGATGTCAAGCATAACTCTGGAACAGAAGCAGGAAATTCAGAAGTTGAATACATTGAGTCAGAGAATCTAAATGATGTTGAAGATGTAGATACGAGCCTGAAGGTATCCTAATAGACTATTCTATTTTGCTTTAAATAATGCTTGTTTAAATTTTTGAGCCAGTTCATTAGGTTTACTATCTTTGTTTTTGGGTTTTGTTTTCTAGACACTCTTGGCGGGTCTGGACTCCAAAGACTGGGTTTTGGTGTGTGAGGCACTCAATGATGTACGCCGTTTGTGTATATTTCACAAAGAAACTATGCTTGACATGTTGTAAGTCTCCTTTTACTAATGATGGTATAAGATTGACATCTGGTAGTTATACTTCACTGCATATGGTGGAATTTTTTTGTACACaatcttgtatgattaatttcTCTAAAATGAAACAGGGAAAAGGTAATCTCCCTAATTGTGAAATCACTGAAAAACCCAAGAAGTGCTGTTTGCAAAACTGCAATTATGACATCTGCTGACATTTTTAAAGCATATGGTGAAAGCATAGTTGATTCAATGGATCCAATGGTAATTTAAATTCTTCCCTAAATCAATTTTCCGCTTGTGTTGCACATAGTTTCATGACCATTTTGACACTGAGTTATTCTTGCTTCAATATGCCATTACTTAGCTTGTTCAACTTCTTCTGAAATCGTCGCAAGACAAACGATTTGTTTGTGAGGCAGCTGAGAGAGCCTTAATAGCGATGACGACTTGGGTGGCTCCAGTTCTATTGTTACCTAAGCTTCAACCTTATCTAAAAAATAGAAACCCTCGAATTCGAGCAAAGACATCAATGTGCTTCTCCAGAAGTGTACCAAAACTGGTAAGAGTTGCATACTCTCTTCTTTCTCTACTTATTTTTCTTGGTTCAGTATTGCATCTGGCTCCTATTTGTAAGGAACTTGATAATGGGTTCTGGAGTCTggactctttttttcttttaaattaaaaaaaaaaaaaagtattgatgTGGATCTTTCCCTTGTAACCCCTGTCCTCAATGCTGTGATTGTGTATCCTGAGATTCAACCATTTCATGTGAGGACATGAATGGAATAAAAAGCAAGAGGATATGCTTTGTTCgttttttaggaaatgagttTGGATCTTTCACTTGTTTTGTTCTCAGTAAAATATGCCATCTTGTAATGTGGTGATTGATGCTTTGCAGGGAGTTGAGGGAATTGAAGCTTATGGTCTTGACAAGTTGATCCAAATTGCTGCATCTCAGCTTAGTGACCAACTTCCTGAGTCTAGGGAAGCTGCCCGTGCTCTTTTATTGGAACTGCAAAGTGTCTATGAGAAGAAAACCACAGCAGTGACCGAAGAAGATCAAGAAGCAATTTCTTGGGAGCAATTTTGCCAATCAAAGCTCTCGCCCTTGAGCGCTCAAGCTGTCCTTCGAGTGACCAATGTTCCTAGGGAGGGTCTTGTGCAGGGATCCTAACAAATTACACAAGCTGTAGCAGGTTTCTTTGGCTTTCCCTGTGTTTTGGGTTCATTTTCTTATACCTGTACATACCATGGAAGTTTGAGATGATGAGAGGCGGTTGCAGCAGCATTTAGTTGATTCTATTCTATAGATCCTATAGTAAACTAGCATATTCGGTCACCCTTATTGCTATTTGTTGTCGGATTAATATTGTTGCGATTTTGCATCTTGATTGTTCTGTCTTTTATAATATCAACGATTGATAAGCTGGAcgtcttaatattattaatcttGAGAAGTTGGCTTGATAGAAAGCAAAAGATGGAGAGCCATGTTTTAGATTGTAATCAATTTATGTTTcattattgaaatgatattCTATCGTTTTGCTTCGATCACTCATCCACTCTCTATTTCAGAATTGAAAAAGGATGGAAGGTAGGTTAAAGCTGATGAGAAGAAAAGCGCTGTGTATTTGGTGTTGACGTGCCGGCACTGGTAAGTTTCACTTTTAAAGCCACACTAATCAagataaaaagtgaaaattgtTTATTATGTAACGATTAGTTCTCTTTAGTATATTGGATAGGTAAGAAATGACGTTAACTTGTTATTTAGTTCTTTCAACAATGAAGGAAGTCTTAGTCCTCAGTAATACGGAGTTGGACTTTGTAATAAGGCTGTGCGTATCAAATGAAAACACAATGACGGAGGACACACACATTGACATTGAAAGTTTACCGACCATAATGATCAaaacataaattttgtatttgaatatcataaattttatttttgttgatattCTCTTAATTGAGCTGACCGCACATTTAATATCAACTTGTTAAAGTTTCCATCAATTATATATTCCTTTAGTTTTCTTTGCTTTGTTGTCCATCTAGCGGCCAGCGGTCATCAGAATCCATAATAAAAGCATTGATTGAATGTAGcgatttgttttctttaatgTATTGGATACGTAAGAAATGACGTTTACTTGGTTAATTAGGCAGTTCAACAATGAACTAAGTTGATCTTAATACGGCGTAGGACTTAATTTGTAAGTTGTGACGTGACTCGCAGGGTCGCTTCGACATGACTAAGGTCTAAGGTTGGACGAAGTTACCATCACATTTCACAATGTTATCTTTTTCCACCATTGAACGTGCCACTTCTTGCTTTTTGCCGAATCAAATGAGACGAGGACCAAGAGAGAAAAGAAGACACCAAATTacctttaaatatatatttgatttgattattaaATAGGTAAACATAATTTTcgtaattaaaatttcaatcacATAACATCTTCttaattaatgttatttatGTCTCCCCATTTTCAAATTATGgagtattttaatttaatgctgaaatataaaaatatttatttttatactaatatataaacaatagaaaatgTCAAAGCTTGTGGTCTGTCAAATAGGATGTTATGGTTTAAGCTCCATTGGAcggagttagtagtattaaaaaacaataaaaaatgaaataagtaGGGAAAATTGGATTTTTGTGATTGCCGTGCAGTGCCTACAAAAAGGCCTGCAATCCATCCACCACGACACCACGTATAGTAGCTGAGCTGAGCTGAGATACACAGATAGCCAAGAAGAAGACAAAGATCATATGATGTCTTCTCATCATAATCCTAATCCACATGTTGTTCTCTTCCCATTTATGTCTAAAGGCCACACCATCCCACTACTCCACTTAGCTCgcctcctcctccgccgccgccgcggcgTCGCCGTCACCATCTTCACTACTCCGGCCAACCGCCCATTCTTCTCCAAATCCCTCTCCGATGTCCTCCACTCCATCTCCCTCATCGACCTACCTTTCCCGGAAAACATCCCCGGCGTCCCCCCGGGAATCCAAAGCACAGATAAACTCCCTTCCATGTCCCTCTTCCCGCCGTTCGCCGCCGCCACCAAGCTCATGAAACCTCACTTCGAAACGGCGCTGAACTCTCTCCCCCCCCGTTTCCTTCATGATCACCGACGGCTTCCTCGGCTGGACTCTCGACTCCGCTAACAAACTCCGAATCCCCCGCCTCGTGTACTTCGGCATGAGCTACTTTTCCTCCGTCGTGTCCCGCTCCGTCACTTCCGCCGGGTTAATCGTTAAAACAAACGGCGATGACGAGCCGTTCACGGTCCCGGATTTTCCGTGGCTCAGTGTCACCAGAAACGACTTCGATGCCCCGTTTCGAGACAGAGAGCCCAAAGGCCCGCTTTTCGATTTTGTAATGGAGCAAATGGTCGCCACTGTAAACAGTCACGGTTTGGTGGTCAACAGTTTCAGCGATCTCGAGCATGTTTATATGGAATCCTATAACCGCAACTCTCTGCTCAAATCATGGCCCGTCGGCCCTCTCTGCTTGGCAGAACCACCGAGAAAAAACCCACCGGAAAATCAAGAAAGCCCGTCCTACATAAAATGGCTAGACCAGTTTCACGAACAGGGGAAGCAAGTTCTGTACGTGGCATTCGGGTCTCAAGCGGAGATATCCCCGGAGCAATTGGAGGAGATTAAAGTCGGGTTAGAGAAATCCGCAGTGAATTTCTTGTGGGTGGTTAGAACCCACGAATCCGAGCTCCGAGCCGACGGGTTCGAACACAGAGTGAAAAACAGAGGACTCTTGGTCCGGGAATGGGTTAATCAGAGGGAAATTCTCGCCCACCCGAGCTTGAAAGGCTTCCTGAGTCACTGCGGGTGGAACTCCGTACTGGAAAGCATATGCGCGGCGGTTCCTATCGCGGCGTGGCCGATGATGGCGGAGCAGCACCTGAACGCGAGGATGGTGGTGGAGGAGATGAAGATCGGAGTGAGAGTGGAGTCGAGCGATGGGTCGGTGAGAGGGTTTGTGAAGGCGGAAGGCGTGGAGAAGGCGGTGAGGGAATTGATGGAAGGAGAAATCGGTAAAAATGCGAGGAAGAAAGTTAAAGAGCTCAGTGATTCCGCCATTAACGCCGTTAAAGAAGGTGGCTCATCCTGGCTCAAATTAGGTGAGCTCATTGACGAGTTTCATGCAAAAATGATAAACAATCCCCAGTGATTTGACGTACTCATGTGCTCCAGTACTCCcataataataaaggaaaatagTAGATTAACATTTTCTACTATCAAACTTTTATTTTCAGTCTCAAATTGTTTCTTATTATCAACTTTTATTTTGAATGTGGACATTTTTTGGGATTTACATGATAAATAAGTGTATCTAGCTTATTAGCATACAGAAATTGTTCATATCCAAAAGCATCCTTACTTATACACTCTGTACACAAAGAATCTTTATATCTCTAATCAGACAAGAGTCCATACTGTCaccaaaacaaaattttatgataGTTTGCCATGTGAGCTGTCTTTGGATTTCATTGTGGCACACTATCACTACCTCAAGGACGATGGCATAAGTGGTATATAACATGGTGGAGAAAACTATAAAGTGGATGAGAACaatacttttgaaaataatcttattattgatcaatccaGGAAGATTTAAAGTATATGATCAAgtgatatatttataaatatacaaaaagtCACATTCAGAATATGAATAATAAATGGTAGTATTCCTAATAATATAGGGAGAAAATGGATTAAAGTATGCCTAAAGTACAGAGTGCTAATAAACTATGGTAAGACATGTTGTTAGAGAAGGTTGGAAATGATGGATGACATGTCAtgttaatattttcattatttgtttaaatattgtgATTAAACATTCAACTAATAGCGTGCcatatatgatatttttagaaaatatataacaagaaaaaaaaaagctactcAACAAAAATCACAATAATATAAAGTGAGCAATGCCCAACAAGcaacaatttaatttttgattattttttttgttaattgtaGGTTAAGTAATATCTAAATCTTATGCCTAAACAATAAGCCTTCACCTTTATTGGcatatgttttgttttatattatttcaaagggtttttatacataaatagtaattaaatttgtggcatatgttttgttttatattatttcaaaGGGTTTTTAGACAAGAATAGTAATTAAATTTGTGGCCTCTATGAAAGAGACATTGATATTTGCTCCACTGTTAACTACTATTCTTGCATAAAGTAACGAGCGCCGGTCAATACTCAATTTTGATGTCTACACGTGCTACAGTCTATCATTCGTCTGAGAAAccaaaatataaaatggaaatTTATAAGACATAAGTTTCTAGAAGAACATCCATGTGTAATTTTAAGGCCGCACgaaatattgaaaattaagcCCCGAGGCAGTGGTatgtggcaaattatgctatgaactTGGGTAGTTGGGTCCATTTAACGCCGTTGTTAATGAAGCCGTTTCCTCAATCAATAATATTTTGTGtgaatatagattcaaaaattgtattatataattgaatatagaattatgaaattgtaaatatagaattctgtaattataaatatagagttcaaatattgtgaatatagagttctgcaattgtgaatattgagttctgtaattttgtatattaagatctaaaattgtgaatattcagttctaaaattgtgaatatagagttaaaaatttatgaatatagAAGAACGAATTCGGAAGACAAACGATAAGTTAATAATGATAAGGgatgaaacaatttttttaaaaataaattcaaacgGCATTGTTTTGAAGCAAAACGGCGCCATTTTGGACCCAGACCCAAATTCATGGCATAACTATCGGAGGCTGGTTCGGCgtgttatcaaaaaaaaaaaaaaaaaagaagaagaaaaaaaaaaagaagaaaaagaaaactacaGCTGCCAATTTGACTATCATTGATCCAAAGTCTCATACTCTCATCATTGCAACCCCCAATATTTGGCATATTCCCTCAAATAACATTGTAAAAGTTTTACATGATTGTATATTGCAAAAGTATGTTAGAAATGAGAAATCTCACCACATCTCACatcttttgttttattctttacTTTCTTTTGGCTTGGAAGGAGCCAGCTTGGGCCGGCAAATCTTGATATGCTTAAATTACTATGTGAAATGGACTTCTTGGACTGTGTTGCCAAACCTGTTACAATCACTGTCACAAACATTTATGCCTAATTCCATACATTTATGAACCAAAACAAAATTTCTGTAATAACAAGAGATCAAACTCACCTCTGGCTTTCCAAGATTATTGTTGAGTACAAATAGAAATGCAATCTTTTTCAGTCTTTCAACCACCAGTTGGTGCTTCTGATGCAAAATCTTGATAAATAATTCGACTTTTCAACCATTTGAAGCAATGCAGCCTGCCTGCACTTGAGATAGATTGTTAACAGGTGGTGTTGAAGACCTTTACAATGGCTCAAGGTGATTCTCAGCTCCCACTTGTTTATCTTTTGCTTCTGTTGCTAAAAATCTATATCAATTTTCTTGCTAAACAACAGAATTCAAACAGGCCTTTTTGTACTGATTGGAGGCAGTATAGCATTCATGGTGGCAGTATTTATCTATGTGAGCATTCTTATCAAAAAAAGACAGACATTAGATCTGCCAATCAAGAAAGCTGGTATGCATCATTGACTCTTCATATATGCAAGAAGTGTCTAATTAATGCAACACAATTCATAGCAAACTGCTAATTAATTCTTTGCCAGCAAGGA of Ipomoea triloba cultivar NCNSP0323 chromosome 3, ASM357664v1 contains these proteins:
- the LOC116011891 gene encoding uncharacterized protein LOC116011891, producing the protein MMSEKATGDLNILPAAGKMNESSSNGSISKTQAEHGVERCQENDKEKTAPVVQAAINGDVKHNSGTEAGNSEVEYIESENLNDVEDVDTSLKTLLAGLDSKDWVLVCEALNDVRRLCIFHKETMLDMLEKVISLIVKSLKNPRSAVCKTAIMTSADIFKAYGESIVDSMDPMLVQLLLKSSQDKRFVCEAAERALIAMTTWVAPVLLLPKLQPYLKNRNPRIRAKTSMCFSRSVPKLGVEGIEAYGLDKLIQIAASQLSDQLPESREAARALLLELQSVYEKKTTAVTEEDQEAISWEQFCQSKLSPLSAQAVLRVTNVPREGLVQGS
- the LOC116012310 gene encoding LOW QUALITY PROTEIN: UDP-glycosyltransferase 90A1-like (The sequence of the model RefSeq protein was modified relative to this genomic sequence to represent the inferred CDS: deleted 1 base in 1 codon), which gives rise to MMSSHHNPNPHVVLFPFMSKGHTIPLLHLARLLLRRRRGVAVTIFTTPANRPFFSKSLSDVLHSISLIDLPFPENIPGVPPGIQSTDKLPSMSLFPPFAAATKLMKPHFETALNSLPPVSFMITDGFLGWTLDSANKLRIPRLVYFGMSYFSSVVSRSVTSAGLIVKTNGDDEPFTVPDFPWLSVTRNDFDAPFRDREPKGPLFDFVMEQMVATVNSHGLVVNSFSDLEHVYMESYNRNSLLKSWPVGPLCLAEPPRKNPPENQESPSYIKWLDQFHEQGKQVLYVAFGSQAEISPEQLEEIKVGLEKSAVNFLWVVRTHESELRADGFEHRVKNRGLLVREWVNQREILAHPSLKGFLSHCGWNSVLESICAAVPIAAWPMMAEQHLNARMVVEEMKIGVRVESSDGSVRGFVKAEGVEKAVRELMEGEIGKNARKKVKELSDSAINAVKEGGSSWLKLGELIDEFHAKMINNPQ